In the Sandaracinus amylolyticus genome, AGCTGAAGCGCCTGCGTTCGATGCAGGTGGGCTCGGCCGAGTACACGGTCGTGCGCACGTACATCGACTGGATCCTCGACATCCCGTGGTCGAAGGAGACCACGGACAACATGGACATCGGCGAGGTGCGCCGCGTCCTCGAGGAGGACCACTCGGGCCTCGACAAGGTGAAGAAGCGCATCGTCGAGTACCTCGCGGTCCGCAAGCTCAAGAAGGACAAGAAGGGCCCGATCCTCTGTCTGATCGGACCGCCCGGTGTCGGTAAGACGTCGCTCGGTCGCTCGATCGCGCGCTCGCTCGGCCGCAAGTTCGTGCGCATCTCGCTCGGCGGCGTGCACGACGAGGCGGCCATCCGTGGTCACCGCCGCACGTACGTCGGCGCGCTGCCCGGTCAGGTCATCCAGGGCATGAAGAAGGCGGGCACGATCAACCCGGTCTTCATGCTCGACGAGATCGACAAGATCGGCCACGACTTCCGCGGCGATCCGGCGGCTGCGCTGCTCGAGGTGCTCGACCCCGAGCAGAACGACACGTTCGCCGATCACTACCTCGAGGTCCCGTACGACCTCTCGAAGGTGATGTTCGTCGCCACCGCGAACGTCGGCGACACCATCCCGCCTCCGCTCCGCGACCGCATGGAGATCATCGAGATCCCCGGCTACACGCGGAAGGAGAAGCTCGACATCGCGCGTGATCACCTGCTGCCCAAGCAGCTCGAGGAGCACGGCCTCAAGGCGACGCAGGTCGAGATCACGGTCAAGGCGCTGGAGAACGTCATCGACCACCACACCCGCGAGGCGGGCGTGCGCAACCTCGAGCGTCAGATCGCGACGGTGATCCGCGGCATCGCGGTGAAGGTCGCGGAGGGCAACCAGGGTCCGTTCCGCGTCGATTCGGAGGAGGACCTTCGTCCTTACCTCGGTCCCCCGCGCTTCATCTCCGACGTCGCCGAGCGCACGGCGGAGACGGGCGTCGCGACCGGTCTCGCGTGGACGAGCGTCGGCGGTGAGATCCTCTTCATCGAAGCGACGCGCATGCACGGCAGCGGCAAGCTGCAGCTCACGGGTCAGCTCGGCGACGTGATGAAGGAGTCGGCGCAGGCAGCGATGAGCTACGTGCGCACTCGCGCGAAGGCGCTCGGCATCGCCGAGGACTTCCTCGAGAAGCACGACATCCACATCCACATCCCCGCGGGCGCGATGCCCAAGGACGGCCCGAGCGCGGGCGTGACGATGATGACCTCGCTCGTCTCGCTGCTCACCGGGATCAACGTGCGCCACGACGTCGCCATGACCGGCGAGATCACGCTGCGTGGTCGCGTCCTTCCGGTCGGCGGCATCAAGGAGAAGGTCCTCGCGGCGCACCGCGCGGGCATCAAGCGCGTGATCCTCCCCGAGCGCAACGTCGCGGATCTCGAGGAGGTCCCGAACGAGATCAAGAACGAGCTCGAGTTCGTGTCCGTCAGCAAGATGGACGACGTGCTCGAGGCGGCGCTCGAGGAGCCCAGCCGGCTCAAGCTGAAGGTCGAGACGCCCGCGACGACGGGCGCCGCGCCCGCGTGATCGACGCAGGGCGCTGACCAAGCGACGAGCGCGAGTGCACACCGAGACGGGCGCGAGGCGAGAGCTTCGCGCCCGTGCTCGTTCCGTCTACGTTCTGCGCTCGCGATGTGGGCGCACTTCATCTACCGCGTGCACGCGACGAGCCTCGCGGAGGTCGAGCGCGCGATCGCGCGCAACGCGGAGCTCATCGCGCGACCGAAGAGCGGGCACTCGTACGGCTACGTGCTCGAGCACGTCTGTCGTTTCGACGGTGCGCGGAAGAGCGTCGTGCTCGATCGCGATCCGCATCGGCCTGCGTACTGGCACTCGCTGGCGAGCGAGGAGGACGTGCTGCGCCTGGTGCACGAGCGTCGAGGGAACGGGCTCTTCGGGCGAGGGACGGCGACGGACACGACGCCCCCTGCGGCGCTGATGGCGGAGCTGCGCGTGCGCCATCGCGCGGTGTGGACGCGCGAGGAGGAACGCGCGCTGCTGCGCGAAGCGGAGGAGCGCGCGCGGGTGTGGGCGCTCGACGAGGAGCCGCTCCGCAGCTCTCCGTGGGCTTCGATCTGGGGCCTGATGCGAGCGCGCTGGAAGTGGACGAAGCGCCACACCAGCGCGACGTCGTTCCCGTTCATCCGCGCAGGGATCGACGTGTACAAGGCCGACGGGTTCGAGCTCGGCACGCCCGGCGCGGGCACCGCGTTCTATGCGTTCGCGCTCTTCCACTACTGACGGCGCGTTTGCGCGATCACGCGCGCTCGGCATACTGAGCCTCGTCATGTCGCTCGCGTTCGCGCGCACCACCACGACCACCACTACCCGCGAGGCGGGTCGGTGATCGTGCGCGCGTAGACGAGACGAACGACGCGACAACCACGATCGAACCGACGACCCGCCCGACGCGACGGGTCGACGGCGTGGTGCATCGATCCGGCGTGCTCGGGCTCCTGACCGAACCGAAGGAGAACGACGATGCTCGACGACGACGATCACCGCGCGATCGCGCGGAGGCTGGGGCTGCTGCACTTCCAGGAGGAGGCCCCCGGCATGGTGTTCTGGCACCCGCGCGGCCTCGCGATGTACCGCGCGCTGGAGGACGCGCAGCGCGCGCAGGTGCGGCGCGAGGGCTACGAGGAAGTGCGCTCGCCGCAGGTGATGCGGCGTCCGATCTGGGAGGCGAGCGGGCACTGGAAGCACTTCGCCGAAGGGATGATGCGCATCGACGACGACGAGCTCGAGGCCGCGCTCAAGCCGGTGAGCTGCCCCGGGCACGCGCAGATCGTGAAGCGCATGGCGCCCTCGTATCGCGATCTGCCGATCCGTCTCGCCGAGCTCGGCGTGGTGCATCGCGACGAGGCGAGCGGCGCGCTGCACGGGCTCATGCGGCTGCGACAGTTCTCGCAGGACGACGGACACGTGTTCTGCGAGGAAGCGCAGGCCGAGGACGAGGTGGTGCGCTTCCTCGAGGGGCTGCGGCCGTTCTACGCGCAGTTCGGCTTCCACGAGCTCGACGTCGCGCTCTCGCTGCGGCCCGAGGATCGCGCCGGCGACGACGCGGTGTGGGATCGCGCCGAGGCGGTGCTCGCGCGCGCGCTCGATCGACGCGGAGAGAAGTACCGCGTGCAAGAAGGCGCAGGCGCGTTCTACGGCCCGAAGATCGAGGTCGCGCTGCGGGATCGCGCGGGGCGTCTCTGGCAGTGCGGGACGATCCAGATGGATCTCGTGATGCCGGTGCGCTTCGACCTGCGCTACGTGGACGCGCGCGGCGAGAAGCAGCCGGTGGTGATGCTGCATCGCGCGCTCTACGGCAGCCTCGAGCGCTTCCTCGGCATCCTGCTCGAGCAGCACGGTGCGTCGCTGCCGGCGTGGCTCGCGCCCGAGCAGATCGTCGTGGTGCCGGTGTCGGGCGCGCAGCACGAGATCGCGCGGGCGCTGGTGCGGAAGCTCGAGCGCGACGGTGCGCGGGTGTCGATCGACGCGCGCGAGGAGTCGCTCGCGCGGCGCATCGCCGAGGCGCACGAGCGCGGCGTGCCCCACGTCGCGATCGTCGGGGCGCGCGAGGTCGAGCGCGGCGAGGTCGCGCTGCGATCGCGAGACGGCCAGCGCGTGCTCGCCGAGGACGACGCGCGCGCACTCCTGCGCGAGGCGCTCGCGCGACCGGAGCGTGCGTCGTGATCGAGGGCACTACTCGGGAGGCCGTCGCGCCGCGCCCATGGCGCGACGGCCTCCGACGCACGCGCGAAACAGCCCGTTCACGCAGACGTCCACGAACACGACGCAGCGCGCGCGACGTGCACAACGGAGCGCGCGCTGGTCTACACTCCGACCCCGATGCTCGGCGGGGGTCAGGACGCGCTGCACGTGCTGCTCGAGCTGACACGTCGGCTCGCGGAGCCGATCGAGCTCGAGGCGCAGCTCCAGGCGACGACCGACGCCGCGCTCGCGATCCTGCCGGGCGATCACGCGAGCCTGCGTCTCTTCGACGAGGGCAAGAGCGAGCTGCTCTCGAGCGCGCGCTCGGGCACCGGCGTGACCCAGCCGCCCGCGACGTTCCGTCGCGGACAGGGCGTCGTCGGTGCGGTCGCGGAGAGCGGGCGATCGACGCTGGTGCCCGATGCGCTGGAAGA is a window encoding:
- the lon gene encoding endopeptidase La translates to MADDDEKTGELTDQDLSFGDELPVLPIRNAVLFPGAVAPFDVGREKSVALVEDIDNLAQPVIAIFAQRDPSTDDPSQADLYPVGVAARVLKALKHSSGNYSLILQGLVRIRMEGVQQLDPYMRARISRLDQPKAEDVETEALAMSLRDIAKQVIQLMPELPREATSLIDSINEPGQLADLVAANLDAPVDEKAQLLETIDVKERIRKVLRLLTRQLEILKMRERINSQIKEEMGKNQREYVLRQQLKAIKEELGEEDGDQGDLDVLDERITKANLPQEAEQVARKQLKRLRSMQVGSAEYTVVRTYIDWILDIPWSKETTDNMDIGEVRRVLEEDHSGLDKVKKRIVEYLAVRKLKKDKKGPILCLIGPPGVGKTSLGRSIARSLGRKFVRISLGGVHDEAAIRGHRRTYVGALPGQVIQGMKKAGTINPVFMLDEIDKIGHDFRGDPAAALLEVLDPEQNDTFADHYLEVPYDLSKVMFVATANVGDTIPPPLRDRMEIIEIPGYTRKEKLDIARDHLLPKQLEEHGLKATQVEITVKALENVIDHHTREAGVRNLERQIATVIRGIAVKVAEGNQGPFRVDSEEDLRPYLGPPRFISDVAERTAETGVATGLAWTSVGGEILFIEATRMHGSGKLQLTGQLGDVMKESAQAAMSYVRTRAKALGIAEDFLEKHDIHIHIPAGAMPKDGPSAGVTMMTSLVSLLTGINVRHDVAMTGEITLRGRVLPVGGIKEKVLAAHRAGIKRVILPERNVADLEEVPNEIKNELEFVSVSKMDDVLEAALEEPSRLKLKVETPATTGAAPA
- the thrS gene encoding threonine--tRNA ligase, giving the protein MLDDDDHRAIARRLGLLHFQEEAPGMVFWHPRGLAMYRALEDAQRAQVRREGYEEVRSPQVMRRPIWEASGHWKHFAEGMMRIDDDELEAALKPVSCPGHAQIVKRMAPSYRDLPIRLAELGVVHRDEASGALHGLMRLRQFSQDDGHVFCEEAQAEDEVVRFLEGLRPFYAQFGFHELDVALSLRPEDRAGDDAVWDRAEAVLARALDRRGEKYRVQEGAGAFYGPKIEVALRDRAGRLWQCGTIQMDLVMPVRFDLRYVDARGEKQPVVMLHRALYGSLERFLGILLEQHGASLPAWLAPEQIVVVPVSGAQHEIARALVRKLERDGARVSIDAREESLARRIAEAHERGVPHVAIVGAREVERGEVALRSRDGQRVLAEDDARALLREALARPERAS